A DNA window from Capsicum annuum cultivar UCD-10X-F1 unplaced genomic scaffold, UCD10Xv1.1 ctg65283, whole genome shotgun sequence contains the following coding sequences:
- the LOC107850567 gene encoding pentatricopeptide repeat-containing protein At2g13600 has protein sequence MGFDKNQFLNLGFDKEQFLNLGFCFFRRMVREKVEMDKRSYVFVLKGCGVLEGVGVHCRIWKVGFLNDLIVRNGLIHFYGESGRIVDARKVFDESFVRDVVTWTSLIDGYVKVNMVNEALRLFDLMCLSGVEFNDVTLITVFSACSLKGELSIGKSVHELVESRGVKCSLNLTNAILDMYVKCGCLLKAKEIFDKMEIKDVFSWTNMIHGYAKNGEVDLAKKCFSVMPERNVVSWNAMIACYSQNNRPWEALELFREMEKRGLVPMESTLVSVLSACAQSGSLDIGRRIHDYYIKQKRVKFSVILANALIDMYGKCGSVDAAGELFHEMPERDLVSWNSVIVGYASHGLATKALALFEQMKSSGLKPDCITFVGVLSACAHGGLVDQGWEYFRSMELNGLIPGSEHYACMVDLLSRSGLVKEAFEFTKQMPMEPDKAVWGALLNGCRMHREVELAKIAAEKLIELDPQDSGIYVLLATLCANERKWADVRMVRSLMRDNGVKKNPGYSLIEVDGHFYEFVAADDSHPESQAIHKMLDEIMLLSTLEACVSDAQTGQP, from the coding sequence atgggttttgataAAAATCAATTCTTGAATTTGGGGTTTGATAAAGAGCAATTCTTGAATTTGGGGTTTTGTTTCTTTAGGAGAATGGTAAGGGAAAAAGTTGAAATGGATAAGAGAAGTTATGTTTTTGTGTTGAAAGGGTGTGGGGTTTTAGAGGGGGTAGGGGTGCATTGTAGGATTTGGAAAGTTGGGTTCTTGAATGATTTGATAGTGAGGAATGGTTTGATTCATTTTTATGGTGAAAGTGGGAGAATTGTCGATGCGcgtaaggtgtttgatgaaagttttgtGAGGGATGTGGTTACTTGGACTAGTTTGATTGATGGTTATGTGAAAGTGAACATGGTTAATGAGGCGTTGAGgttgtttgatttgatgtgttTAAGTGGTGTTGAGTTTAACGATGTTACGTTGATAACTGTGTTTTCAGCGTGTTCGTTGAAGGGGGAGTTGAGTATAGGGAAATCGGTTCATGAACTCGTGGAGAGTAGAGGTGTTAAATGTAGTCTTAATTTGACGAACGCTATATTGGATATGTATGTGAAATGTGGTTGTTTGCTTAAGGCTAAAGAGATTTTCGATAAGATGGAAATAAAAGATGTTTTTTCTTGGACAAATATGATTCATGGGTATGCGAAAAATGGGGAGGTAGACTTGGCGAAGAAGTGTTTTAGTGTAATGCCTGAGCGAAATGTAGTTTCTTGGAATGCGATGATTGCTTGCTATTCGCAAAATAATAGACCTTGGGAGGCTCTTGAACTCTTTCGTGAAATGGAGAAACGAGGTTTGGTTCCCATGGAGAGCACTTTGGTTTCTGTCCTCTCTGCTTGTGCGCAATCTGGTTCTTTGGATATTGGTCGACGAATTCATGATTACTATATTAAGCAAAAACGGGTTAAATTCAGTGTGATCCTGGCGAACGCGTTAATAGACATGTATGGAAAATGCGGAAGCGTGGATGCAGCTGGAGAGCTCTTCCACGAAATGCCAGAAAGAGATTTGGTTTCGTGGAATTCAGTAATAGTAGGATATGCTTCTCATGGGCTTGCTACGAAGGCTCTCGCTCTTTTTGAACAAATGAAAAGCTCGGGACTCAAGCCTGATTGTATCACATTTGTAGGCGTTCTATCAGCGTGCGCTCATGGTGGATTGGTCGATCAAGGCTGGGAGTACTTTAGGAGCATGGAGTTAAACGGATTGATTCCCGGGTCGGAACACTATGCTTGCATGGTAGATTTACTCAGTAGATCTGGGCTTGTAAAAGAAGCGTTTGAGTTCACAAAGCAAATGCCGATGGAACCTGATAAAGCTGTTTGGGGTGCGCTGCTTAACGGTTGTAGGATGCATCGAGAAGTTGAGCTGGCTAAGATCGCTGCCGAGAAACTTATAGAACTAGATCCTCAAGATAGTGGTATTTATGTGCTTCTCGCAACTTTATGTGCTAATGAGCGGAAATGGGCTGATGTTAGAATGGTTAGAAGTTTGATGAGAGATAACGGTGTCAAGAAGAATCCAGGATATAGTTTGATAGAGGTCGATGGTCACTTCTACGAATTTGTGGCTGCTGACGACTCACACCCCGAATCTCAGGCAATACATAAAATGCTTGATGAGATTATGTTGCTATCTACGTTAGAAGCATGTGTTTCCGATGCACAAACAGGACAACCTTAA